The genomic DNA CGGTGTTCGCGGAGGCGTTCCGGGCCGGTCGGGTGTCGCGGGCGCATGTGTTGGTCGCCGCCCGGTTAGCGAAGAAGGTCGGCCCGGACCTGGCGGATGAAGCCGTCAACGCGTTGCTGGGTCCGGCGTTGACGATGGACCCGGCCGCGTTGAAGCACGTCTCTAAGCGGATCGAGGCGTATCTGTGCCCGGAAACCGAGGACGACAACGACGGCGGTGATGGCCCGGATGAGGCCGACCGTGCGGTCTACCACGCGCAAACGTTCGGTGGGGCCTGGGATTTGGCCGGGACGTTGACTCCGGAGGCCGGTGCGCTGGCGCAGACGTATTTGAATGCCGCTTCGGGCCGGCGGGACACCGAGGACGACCGAAGCCCGTGCCAGCGTCGCCACGACGCGCTCGCGGAACTGTTCCGGTTGGGCCTGGACACCGCGAACCTCCCGACCCACGGCGGTGAACAACCCCACCTGGCGGTGCTCGTGCACGCCCGGGATCTACAGCACAGCAGCCGGGCAGGCCGGAAACGACGCCGGCTCAAGGCCCCGATCCGGTTCGACGGCGACGACGCCCTCACCGCCGGATGGGCCTACCTGGACGACGACCCGGCCCCGATCCCACCCGACTGGGCCGAACACCCCGACGACACCGGGGGCACCGGCATCGACTGGGATGCCGTGTTGGCGGTGTGGGCCGATGAACTCGCCCCGCAAACCTCACCCGACACCAGCGCCCCGCCCGGCACCGCTCTGCCAGACGCGCACCTGCCCAGCGCGGCTCCAACGAATACGAGCCCAGCGGACGCGAGCCTCGCGGATAGGGGCCTCGCGGATAGGAGCCTGGCGGGCGCGGGACTGGCCGACGCGGACCTGGCGGACGCGGACCTGGCGGATGCGGGCCCGCCGGAGTGGGGCGCTGCCCGGGATCGAGCGTTGGCCGAGGCGATCGCCGGGGTGACCGGACGCCGCACCGGCATGCCCACTCCCGGCACGGGAGGCATCACTGAATACGGCGGGCTGCTTTCCCCCGACGCCGTCCGCCGCCTCAGTTGCGACGCCGGCATCAACCGCGTGGTTCTCGACCCCGCTGACGTGCCGATCAACGCCGGACGCCTCTACCGCGTCCCCCCACCCGCCATGCGCCGCGTCCTGGTCGCCCGCGACGGCGGATGCCGCTTCCACGGCTGCGACCGCCCACCCGCCTGGACCCAC from Cryptosporangium aurantiacum includes the following:
- a CDS encoding DUF222 domain-containing protein encodes the protein MDTGLGRLAAAAAVVAGEDLTGDPDGALCERTRELHRVRSQIDAALVAAVGVVHQRGAVEYDGAVSTKSWLRARLHVSPVESSELVDVARHLPDDPVFAEAFRAGRVSRAHVLVAARLAKKVGPDLADEAVNALLGPALTMDPAALKHVSKRIEAYLCPETEDDNDGGDGPDEADRAVYHAQTFGGAWDLAGTLTPEAGALAQTYLNAASGRRDTEDDRSPCQRRHDALAELFRLGLDTANLPTHGGEQPHLAVLVHARDLQHSSRAGRKRRRLKAPIRFDGDDALTAGWAYLDDDPAPIPPDWAEHPDDTGGTGIDWDAVLAVWADELAPQTSPDTSAPPGTALPDAHLPSAAPTNTSPADASLADRGLADRSLAGAGLADADLADADLADAGPPEWGAARDRALAEAIAGVTGRRTGMPTPGTGGITEYGGLLSPDAVRRLSCDAGINRVVLDPADVPINAGRLYRVPPPAMRRVLVARDGGCRFHGCDRPPAWTH